A window of the Cryptococcus neoformans var. neoformans B-3501A chromosome 9, whole genome shotgun sequence genome harbors these coding sequences:
- a CDS encoding hypothetical protein (Match to ESTs gb|CF193742.1|CF193742, gb|CF192504.1|CF192504, gb|CF192503.1|CF192503; HMMPfam hit to COX5B, Cytochrome c oxidase subunit Vb, score: 140.2, E(): 4.5e-39), with translation MVPHSWPPAGLLLAPRLNPGLLSLSTYHIADIQSNTSILLLDVFSYSPLFQAPKMASAIRSLRTALPALRRTVPAPAFTARAFSISAARSAGHGPPQLLGPGAKAGEVPNDENQSTGLERFELLGNLEGVDVFDMKPLEITRLGTVDEPIPIYSLFPERQIGCTGFPVDSHDTIWLNVNHTLKNHRCPECGSVYTLNFQGDEALLHGGGHHH, from the exons ATGGTGCCACATTCCTGGCCCCCCGCGGGATTACTTCTTGCACCACGGCTGAACCCGGGACTTTTGAGTTTGTCTACCTATCACATCGCGGACATTCAATCCAACACCTcgatccttcttcttgacgtCTTCTCTTACTCCCCACTCTTCCAAGCACCCAAAATGGCCTCCGCTATTCGATCCCTCCGCACCGCCCTCCCCGCCCTCCGACGAACCGTCCCCGCACCGGCCTTCACCGCCAGagccttctccatctctgccgCCAGGTCTGCCGGCCACGGCCCTCCCCAGTTGCTTGGTCCTGGTGCCAAGGCCGGTGAGGTGCCCAATGA CGAGAACCAGTCTACTGGTCTCGAGCGATTCGAACTCCTCGGTAACCTCGAGGGTGTTGACGTTTTCGACATGAAGCCTCTTGAGATTACCCGACTTGGTACTGTTGACGAACCTATTCCCATCTACTCTCTC TTCCCCGAGCGACAGATTGGCTGCACTGGTTTCCCCGTTGACTCCCACGACACTATTTGGCTCAACGTCAACCACACCTTGAAGAACCACCGATGCCCCGAGTGCGGTTCCG TTTACACTCTCAACTTCCAGGGTGACGAGGCTCTCCTCCACGGTGGCGGTCACCACCACTAA
- a CDS encoding hypothetical protein (Match to ESTs gb|CF193616.1|CF193616, gb|CF184785.1|CF184785, gb|CF184471.1|CF184471) — MFSINLVRPAMTVAAPLRVRMLSTTSLLLKKKNIDTTLPTVPKGPPTPYTLWFKDHIANVSEKYRRPDGKLDMRRLTNEAATEWASLTSSVKAELQSRADEGRKLADKAYLEFWNSTTPETRAAIEKATGKKVSPPGGKKAFKQSVKERPGNPGKPLTPYFAFAKEVRESGKVELPSDLEGNVRNQQLARETGALWKQLSDSEKQKYKDAYVQARAKWDEWRQTQPDL, encoded by the exons ATGTTCTCCATCAACTTGGTACGGCCCGCCATGACCGTGGCCGCCCCTTTGAGGGTTAGGATGCTGTCCACAACTTCtttgttgttgaagaagaagaacatcG ATACCACCCTTCCGACCGTTCCCAAAGGTCCCCCTACGCCCTACACTCTCTGGTTCAAAGACCACATTGCTAACGTTTCCGAGAAATACCGTCGTCCCGATGGTAAACTTGACATGCGAAGACTCACCAACGAGGCTGCCACCGAATGGGCTTCCTTGACTTCAAGTGTCAAGGCCGAACTTCAAAGCCGAGCCGATGAGGGCAGGAAGCTTGCGGACAAGGCGTATTTGGAGTTCTGGAACTCTACTACCCCAGAGACAAGGGCTGCTATTGAAAAGGCTACCGGCAAGAAAGTTAGCCCACctggagggaagaaggctttCAAGCAGTCTGTCAAGGAGAGGCCCGGAAACCCCGGAAAGCCTTTGACTCCttactttgccttcgccAAGGAAGTTAGAGAAAGTGGGAAGGTTGAACTGCCCAGTGACCTCGAGGGGAACGTGAGGAATCAGCAGTTGGCCAGGGAGACTGGTGCTTTGTGGAAGCAGTTGAGCGACTCTGAGAAGCAG AAATACAAAGACGCGTATGTGCAGGCCAGGGCTAAATGGGATGAATGGAGACAGACTCAACCCGACCTTTAA